A single region of the Coregonus clupeaformis isolate EN_2021a chromosome 16, ASM2061545v1, whole genome shotgun sequence genome encodes:
- the LOC121584029 gene encoding G-protein coupled receptor 54-like, with product MFLVCCVPFTATLYPLPSWVFGDFMCRLVSYLQQVTAQATCITLSAMSVDRCYVTVYPLQSLRHRTPRMAMTVSVSIWIGSLLLSVPIALYQRLEEGCWFGPQTYCSEVFPSAHLQRAFILYSFLAVYLLPVITICFCYAFMIKRMGQPSVQPTDSSYQVTAQVERGAAVRARVSRMVVVMVVLFTVCWGPIQICILLQAFEPHLRSYALYKVKIWAHCMSYSNSSVNPLVYAFMGNNFRKAFKHAFPSVFSPQGRGRGRGRVGEAGREGGETEGQTPNVDTEMHFLSSGT from the exons ATGTTCCTGGTGTGTTGTGTCCCCTTCACCGCTACCCTCTACCCCCTTCCAAGCTGGGTGTTCGGAGACTTCATGTGTCGTCTGGTCAGCTACCTACAACAG GTGACAGCGCAGGCGACCTGTATAACTCTGTCTGCTATGAGTGTTGACCGTTGCTACGTGACCGTCTACCCTCTGCAGTCCCTACGCCACCGTACCCCTCGCATGGCCATGACGGTCTCTGTCTCCATCTGgatag GTTCTCTCCTGCTGTCAGTGCCTATAGCTCTGTACCAGCGTTTGGAGGAGGGCTGTTGGTTTGGTCCCCAGACATATTGCAGCGAAGTGTTTCCTTCTGCCCACCTCCAGAGAGCATTTATCCTTTACAGCTTCCTGGCTGTCTACCTGTTACCTGTCATCACTATCTGCTTCTGTTACGCCTTCATGATCAAACGCATGGGACAGCCCTCGGTACAGCCCACCGACAGCAGCTACCAG GTAACAGCCCAAGTAGAACGTGGTGCAGCAGTCAGGGCTCGTGTCTCtaggatggtggtggtgatggtggttcTATTCACTGTGTGCTGGGGGCCCATCCAGATCTGCATCCTGCTCCAGGCCTTCGAACCACACCTGCGCTCCTACGCACTCTACAag GTGAAGATCTGGGCCCACTGCATGTCCTACTCCAACTCTTCTGTCAACCCTCTGGTCTACGCTTTCATGGGCAACAACTTCAGAAAGGCCTTTAAACATGCCTTCCCCTCTGTCTTCAGCCCGCAGGgccgagggagagggagggggagggtgggggaggcagggagagaggggggggagacagagggccAGACCCCCAACGTGGacacagagatgcactttctttCATCTGGGACCTGA